The Caretta caretta isolate rCarCar2 chromosome 10, rCarCar1.hap1, whole genome shotgun sequence genome has a window encoding:
- the MCRIP2 gene encoding MAPK regulated corepressor interacting protein 2 isoform X1, protein MMYTITRGPSKLATQRRTGPTQQVESKAADLKGRQPPHSAWPLSSSPTPKLVFNRVNGKKPPVTTQPTAATEESYTLAHEENVRFVYETWQQVEQQLDGSWPGESGRGPVQYAEKTPNPVLTNFVPIDLEEWWAQQFLAKIENGS, encoded by the exons ATGATGTACACGATTACCAGGGGACCTAGCAAGCTAGCCACCCAGAGAAGGACAG GTCCCACGCAGCAGGTGGAGAGCAAGGCGGCGGATCTGAAAGGCCGGCAGCCGCCGCACAGCGCCTGGCCTCTGTCAAG TAGCCCAACTCCCAAACTCGTGTTCAACAGAGTGAATGGCAAGAAGCCCCCGGTGACGACACAGCCCACGGCAGCCACAGAGGAGAGCTACACGCTGGCCCACGAGGAGAACGTCCGTTTTGTCTATGAAA CCTGGCAACAGGTAGAACAGCAGCTGGACGGCAGCTGGCCAGGGGAGAGCGGGCGTGGCCCGGTGCAATATGCAGAGAAAACTCCCAACCCCGTGTTGACAA ATTTCGTGCCGATTGACCTGGAGGAATGGTGGGCACAGCAGTTTCTAGCCAAAATTGAAAACGGCTcgtaa
- the MCRIP2 gene encoding MAPK regulated corepressor interacting protein 2 isoform X3 has translation MMYTITRGPSKLATQRRTGPTQQVESKAADLKGRQPPHSAWPLSSSPTPKLVFNRVNGKKPPVTTQPTAATEESYTLAHEENVRFVYETWQQVEQQLDGSWPGESGRGPVQYAEKTPNPVLTISFSFRFRAD, from the exons ATGATGTACACGATTACCAGGGGACCTAGCAAGCTAGCCACCCAGAGAAGGACAG GTCCCACGCAGCAGGTGGAGAGCAAGGCGGCGGATCTGAAAGGCCGGCAGCCGCCGCACAGCGCCTGGCCTCTGTCAAG TAGCCCAACTCCCAAACTCGTGTTCAACAGAGTGAATGGCAAGAAGCCCCCGGTGACGACACAGCCCACGGCAGCCACAGAGGAGAGCTACACGCTGGCCCACGAGGAGAACGTCCGTTTTGTCTATGAAA CCTGGCAACAGGTAGAACAGCAGCTGGACGGCAGCTGGCCAGGGGAGAGCGGGCGTGGCCCGGTGCAATATGCAGAGAAAACTCCCAACCCCGTGTTGACAA TCTCTTTCTCTTTCAGATTTCGTGCCGATTGA
- the MCRIP2 gene encoding MAPK regulated corepressor interacting protein 2 isoform X2, translating to MMYTITRGPSKLATQRRTGPTQQVESKAADLKGRQPPHSAWPLSSPTPKLVFNRVNGKKPPVTTQPTAATEESYTLAHEENVRFVYETWQQVEQQLDGSWPGESGRGPVQYAEKTPNPVLTNFVPIDLEEWWAQQFLAKIENGS from the exons ATGATGTACACGATTACCAGGGGACCTAGCAAGCTAGCCACCCAGAGAAGGACAG GTCCCACGCAGCAGGTGGAGAGCAAGGCGGCGGATCTGAAAGGCCGGCAGCCGCCGCACAGCGCCTGGCCTCTGTCAAG CCCAACTCCCAAACTCGTGTTCAACAGAGTGAATGGCAAGAAGCCCCCGGTGACGACACAGCCCACGGCAGCCACAGAGGAGAGCTACACGCTGGCCCACGAGGAGAACGTCCGTTTTGTCTATGAAA CCTGGCAACAGGTAGAACAGCAGCTGGACGGCAGCTGGCCAGGGGAGAGCGGGCGTGGCCCGGTGCAATATGCAGAGAAAACTCCCAACCCCGTGTTGACAA ATTTCGTGCCGATTGACCTGGAGGAATGGTGGGCACAGCAGTTTCTAGCCAAAATTGAAAACGGCTcgtaa